Part of the Henckelia pumila isolate YLH828 chromosome 2, ASM3356847v2, whole genome shotgun sequence genome is shown below.
CTTTAGTTCTAATTTGGTTTATAATGTTACCACTACGTAATAAATCTCTagttaatatttataaaaaataataataaataaatattattacaaGTTGCAAATGCAAAGAGGGAACGGATCTAAATATGCGGGCCCCAAGCCCATATCAGTGATAAGCTATCCCGTCATGGGCCCGGTTTTTGATGATGAAGTTTCATGGTGTCGAATTTTTGTGGGCCTGTATGGCGAAATCCATAACTTTTATAAGTAAAACAAGTGGGCCCACCATTTCCCAGAAATGTGGTGGTGAATGTTTGCAATAGCTTTCCTTTAATTGCATTCAATTATTAACACTTTGTTCAAAGAAAAATCATCATTTCTTGATGAATTTTCTATGTGGCCCCGATCGTACTAAATCGATACGTTCCATAACTATTGTTGCATCAACTCAATATTTAGGTGCGACACCGAGTCGGCACGAAAATATTCAAAACCGATCAAGTCATTCAAAAAAATACAGATTTTCGAGCTAATCCATCATGAAAAATAAACTTTTATGTACGAGTTGGAGGAGTCCACGAGAATCGTCTAAACTCATCACTTGTAACGCCTTGAAGTTTATctctattatattataatagttGAGCATGCGATAGAAACTGTTTTGGTATGACAATGACATCAAATTATGTTTATCCATTTTTGCCCCTATATTATGTTCATTGTAGAATTAGTTTTGTGGTTCTATTGGtaatttttctaattttcaCCCGTGTTTTATGTATTAGATATTTATGTATTAGAAAttattatgtattatatatttttaaatttgtaattttagtccCGTGTTTTACATACGCCACGACGAATAGTTTAAATAAAAGTATACACTGATTTAATGAATTTGTGTTCCTTTAGTCGGTAGTAATTGTTAATATAATAATAggaaatgaataaataatagaGTTGATTGATTAAATAACAATAAATAGTAGAGGAATAGAAGTGAAAGTAGAGATCTTTAGTGGTCCCTTGTGAATTAAAAGGGCACATGGAATAGCCGGGCTGAGTGTGTGGGGATGCTCTTCTTTAAGGAAACACCAAAAGTACGTCTCAATTGTTTCCTTCCCCGCTAGAtaaagtagtttttttttttttaaattttttttaatataataatttaatgaCTCCATGttctaataattaaaataagaagaaaaaggagaagaagaagactGACGGAGTTTCGGGTCAAGGAGTACTATTTTTTGGTCCAATAATCAAGCTGTGGGGTCTAGCTACACGAAATAAGATTTAGTAATATTATCGAACACAATATGCAAAATGTAAGtttaacgtttgatttgaagtacggtataattaatatataaataagtaatataatataataaaaaataataagtaatataatataataaaaaataaataagaaataatagttaaaatagtattagatttgattgatagattatgatttatttgatttgattcaattttatataaaatgttaaatgactattttatccttttaacaataaataaaataaaaattatattatttataaggggtaatatagtaatttgagttcaataatttgattgatgtaaaataaatagttaatatatggataaataatatgatgagaagaacttGTGATGGGATAAGATGAGTTATACGTATATTAGTAATATGGTGAATAGAACGATgcctaattgaattaaataaagcTATGAAAGAGTATCAATTAAAGTGaggaagaaaaaaatatataataccaTGAACAGATAAATAACAaggtttattttatttgaaaaatcagtTGCATTTTTGTCACATGTGATGTCAAATTTTAGTCTTGGtttactaatttttttatagCAATTTTATTCCATTTATGATGAGACATTAATGTGGCACTAATACAAAATTGATGCGTATAATGCAATAGTAACACTcaattaaaaatgattaaaaatgtgaaaaaatcaaaatgtatatgactaaaattgaaatttgatgaCATAGaatactaaaattgccaaaGTAGTACACATACATgaaaaaaatgtaatttttttgtttttgatagGTTTGAATAATATATCATTATAAGATTtttcattgatttttttaatttaatagtaAAGAGTACGTTTATTCACAcgcttaaaaaatattactttcagACTTAGAAAAAATTGATTAGttaactgattatttatttagcTGGAAATTAGTTTGGTCAGTTATTAAAGTGAGCTATAATAAAGTTCGTGGGTTCTTAAAATAATGTGCCTAATGATGACATTTGAATAAAAAACTTACTTTATCTTACTGTACATATATATCTCCCAATAATTAGATATCATGGTCACAAATCGGTTGAATGATGTAACaattaactttattttttaaatatttaaattcggATACGAGAGACAAAATATTAAGTCCAATTATTCGTATATGTCATCCATAACGATCGATTCGATATAGCTCTTTATGACTAGCTAGTTTTTAACTCTTTTCCCGTATGCCAAAATGCATTTCACCCCTAAGGGACAATATAATAACATATTCCACCTccatgaaaatacaaaaatgtgACATCCGATTACTTTGAAGACTAAAGTTAGCAAGAGTTTATCACAAACCCTCGATCGCTAATATATCTCAATGTATGAATTCTGTCTAAATTGCGACGAAAGAGATAGTTTTTCATGAACCGTCTTCAGTCTCTCCGTAATTTGAAATAGCCACCAAATGCATAAAAACTATAGCCAAACGTTGTGAATGAATTGAAAAATGATTGGGTGTGTAAGGATTCAAGAGATGTAGCTAGCCTAGCTAATTAATTTGTGGATACTAATTATACCATGATTATGAAATTGTGGAATATACATGTTTAAAAACTCGTACTAGACAACTAGGACATTGGGTATGGGTAATAATAATATTCCATTTCCCCCACCTAAAAATGAGTAAATGACAAATGAGTCCCAACAATGTTAAAACAACTGTTGGTACGAAGTTGACCCTTGTTTGCTGAAATTGTCTAGATTATAACCTTTTTACACTGAACTCTCTCGGAAATTTACATTCACAAACCTCACTGTCACGTGCGCTGCGTGTTCCACACCTCTCCCATTTCTGCGAAacttcatttttgggtcattaATTCTAATGAGCATCGAGTTGAACCGTAAAGAATTGGATAGATGGATTTGAAGCTAATTAAAGATTACAAACATCAGTTACTTAGTTATTTTTTGAGTTATTGTCGTGAATTTCATGACTCGTCTCACTCGAAACGCGACATGACGTTGTTTTCAGCAGACATATATGATTATGGTTCTGTTCAACAAAACTTCACAAATCATCCGCAAAGCTGCAGATGTGAATACAAGAGTGAATGATGTATATTACCTGTTTTCGAACCTATAATTTCCCACGAATCATTCTACGAACGATTTGCATATtcgtaaaatattaaaatttcttGACGATTTGACAAACCTAATTAGGAGGTATAGCGGCATTTAATTACTAGCATCCAAGCACACATTTTGCGTGTGTGATGTAATATATAAAtcttatgtatttattttattttaaattaaatatttgatttgaaaaaaaaaaaaagatagtgGGAGAAGATGGTGGGAGATGAACATTATAGTGGGGTTGAATAGTTGGATttgaaaaaaacaaagatagtGGTAGATGGAGATAATGAGGTTGAAtcgtttttgtttattttacccTAAAACAAAGACATTTTTGAGGGTATAAATGTAATATTATAATGGTGTCATCATTTGCATACcaaaatagttttaaaaaatagagagatattataatatagtaaaaaatagtaaagatataTTTGTTGTTTAGATAACTAGACCGAAAAAAATTGAATTCATCTCGTTCTTATAATTCGCATATATACTTTGAGATCCCATTGTGATTAGTACATAAATATATGTAGTAGACTGATTAGAATTTTCTCTTTTAAGATATTTAAACAATAAGAATGCATCCGAAATCATACAATCCAAATGTGCTTTTGAAGTTTGAACGATGTTCGACGTTTTCTAGCCTTTATTTTCCGACAGTTAATGTTTTAAGCCACAACAATTAAAGTGCGCCTAGTTAATTAAACCAAAAGTTAAACACGATCGAACTCATTTAAATTCCACTTATACCAAGGTTTAAAAATTGAGAAGAAAAATTAATCGTTCCAATGGTAAATCATGATAAAAAGATTTGACTTTggtattaaaattattaaccaACATGGAGTTTAGATGTCTATTAATAGGtggaacaattttttttttccaaagtaAATGGTGGAGTTAATTTGcacattttaaaatataaatctaTCGTGTTGAATAGCGTATCAAACACTCCAAAAATAACTTGAAACTATTattataataacaataattataaaataaacaaTGCaagttatatattaattaatgttTAGACTCCACACAGTCGCATAAAGTGGATGAGCAAAAACCTAATAAATTTAAGAAGTTTTCAATATGAAAAGCACTTgcagctttttttttttctttttaaaattcctttttatatatatataaatcataaATTCAGTCTTCTCACGAATTAATTTGTAATACAGTTGTTTTTTTCGATTcgaatcataaaaaaatattattattttatatgaaaaatattattattttgatacTATACATAGATCGAGTCAACTGATGTCACAGATAAATATTCATGAGAAAATCTCAAAAGATAgacaaaataaacaaattaagttttttattttattatatggaaatATATTATAAGTTGTTAATGTGTATAAAAATTATGAACTACGGATTCCACCACCACTTTTTTACAATAAAACAAGCAATTTGTGCCCCCACGCTCCTGTAAAAGAGGTCGAAGTCTAGGACTTTCTTTTCGATCTTAAAAGCTAACAATAAATTGATCCAAAAGAAAGGCAACAATAATAAATGAAAAAGGGCCATCCATATATAGGGTATGTAAATGAAACAAATTAGGGACAAAACTGTCTTTTTCTCCACCAAATATATATTGATTTCCTTTGTCTTCTCTAattttttaaggaaaaaaaaaagaagcaaaAACAATTTAGAAATAAGTCAGTTTGCGAGCTAGGGTTGGGCACTGGAGTAGGGGTAATTGGGTGATCGGACCAGAATCTGACCAGGTAGAAAATTTTAAGTGATTCAAATACTTTTTAGGGTTTTGCTATGACTCCAAAccaatataaataatatttttttaagcacgAACTGAAATTTAGGTTTTTTTTTGTTATCTACTGGTTGACGATGTtgatattattaataaaattttggaaatttttttattttaaataaaaagtaattagatcataaattttaaattaataaaacccaaaaaATCCAATCCAACCCAACTCAACCCGTGTCATTAATTAAAGTTTGCAAATGTTGTCTACAATAGGAGTAGTTCGGTAAGGTATATCGCGGTATTCAACAAATACCGCATACCATACCGAAAAATTCGGTATCGATACCGTACTGATACcgtgtatatcgaatttttttcgatataccgaaatatcgaaaatttgaaaatcctatatcgataccgataccgaaaatatcgtaccgaaattttcgatatATACGATTTTTTTTCAATACGATATAAGCGGTATGAAgacatttcaatattttttcccCCGTCCCTAATCTAAAACTAAGAATTAAGGACTGCAAGCAACCTGTGGCCTACCGGTATATATCTATCAATCTATATCTATTCTAACCTTTCCACacacacaacacaaacacaattatATACAAAGTTGAATTTATGCGCATGTATATAAATACCCACACCGACTTAAAACCAGttacaaattattaataataataataataataatgtgtgCCCCTAGCCTGCccctttattattatttaataataatcaGAAATTCTCTCTCTAATTCAGCAGCCTCGCCTGCAAAAAACAAGAAATGGTGGATCATCAGACCGTTTGCTGTATGTGCGGCGATGTTGGCTTCCCGGACAAACTTTTCCGCTGCTCCAACTGTCGCCACCGCTCCCAACACTCGTAAGCTCCCCCATATCTctgtgtatatataatatttgttttctctctgtgtgtgtgtgtgtatatatatatgcatatacacACGTTTTAATGTGTGTTTCATCagcatatatacatacatatataggCCCATATACATACACTAATTTATATCATGATTCTTGGGCTTTGTGAATGGAGCGATCGAGAGGTGATTTTATGGGTATTtggaatatttatatatttatttattattgcttgattatatatatgattattattttctgTTTTATAATCTTCTGATGATGATCATCATCAGTTTGTAGTACTCCATCTCTGCTCTTGCTCTTGATTCTTCGGCCATCGAAAAATCTTATAATTAAGTGCAGCGCACGATCGATTAAATGACTAATTTTCTTTCGGACCACAAAGGGTCGAGCTTTTAATTTGCTTTGCGCCGCCtaatcaaatattaattaaactaatattttttttattagagtttaatcaaatattaattaaacTAGCTAGCTATGTGATTACCAGTCACCCGTCATTCTCGACCTCACAAAATACTAGGATATCACTTTATTTTTCTATAATTAAgcttatatattaattaatagctGGTGTGATTAATTTTCTTGCCAAAATTCTAGGTACTGTAGCAATTTTTACAGCGAATTCTCGGATCCTATTCAAGTATGCGACTGGTGCCAATGCGAGGGAAAAAGTTCCTCGTCAAGACATGGGAACTCATCGGCATCGAGGAATAATACCAAAGCTGCGTCGCATGCAAGTGAGGTCAGGTCCGTCTACTCCGGCGACAAAATCAAGCTGCAGGATCGGGAAGAGGGTGGCTCTCCGCCGGAGAAAGCCGCCGGAAAAAGCCCCTCCCCACGCCCCACCACCCGAAGGTACAAGCTTCTCAAGGATGTCATGTGTTGAAGTAtggaataattaaaaaaatatataatataataatatatgaataaataaattattgtacGTGTTCGCGAGATATTTATGTTTGTGTTTGTATATTACCAGTAGCTTTAGTTGGATGTccttttcactttttttttttatatgagtTTTTCTCGGCCCATGTCTCCTTGCTAATTAATAAACCGTGTACTTATGAAAAATGGAATTTACAAGTCTTAGCTTTTGCAACTTAATGCACGTTTCTTTCGTCATCACATCGATCTTTATCGTTAATATCTATATCAGTTCGATTCTCATCATATAAATAAGCGTTATAACTTTCAACGTTACATGCAAAAGCTCATCATAACACATGGTGGCGTCATGTACATTCGATAGAAGAACTTCACCTCATCGAAGACGCACACAGGTGTTGATCACCTTATAATCAAAGGTAATATATAATATGTGTGTGCTAGTATGTTTGTAAGTAGGGTTTGTCTGTTGGACAAGTATAGAGAAAGGGAGCAAGTGGATTACCCTCATTTGTTATGTTGATGAGTCTCGTAAGAAGAATAGATCATTAATGCGGTTGGTTCTCTTTTTCCCAAAAGTAAATGTTCATAGTACCTTATAAAGCTGCTAGCTAACTTTTACTAGATTCATTCATTGAGGAGTTTATCCATTACATATATATAGTTTAATTTTATATacttcaaataattaaataatttaaaaaaatatccgAAGATCAATCTTATTATTATAGCTAGCATTGAGTACGTACTCACTAATTACGCAAGCACATCATGTTGTtaattatcaatatatataaatattaaatttgaccCATGATTAATCTCAAATTTGGTTTCCTTTAATTTTGCATTCTCATGAATTAAGTTTCACTTGTACCAAACAAAGCAAAGCAATCCCACATGGTAATTGCTGTCCTTCACGCATTTCAACCCCCATCTCTTTCCAACTTGCAAGCAACAAACTGGGGCTTGCGTACGtacgcatatatatatatataacctttCTAACACGGATTAATTAATTACCACAAATTgtgcttaattaaattaaatacgtGACGTTCTTGATAATCTCCAATACGATATCGTACAAATATTCCTCTCAGTTGGATTTGATTCTTTTAACATCCGTCTGGAATTCGAATGCAAGAGTAGTATTGGTATAAGCTAAgttctaaaatttttaataatattatgtctcaTAAAGATATATATAATAGTTTAAATTAAACACAACTAAGGTTGAAAATATGTGATGGGGACCGATTGTGATTAAGGAGTGTGCCACAACTAATTGGTGGACGGCGGagtcaaaactatatatatatggcAATGACATTACATTTTTTTAGGGCGGTAATggcataattttaattttttgatcttttgaatCGTACAACAAGTTAAACATTATATTTCAACTCTATTTTGGTTGGGAAACTTAGTCCTCTCCATAATATTAATACTGTACCAAATAATGATCCATCGTGCACATTTAGGTTCAAAATATGCACTAAACTACATGCACACATTGAGTTACACATTGCGTTACACATTGCACATGCatgatattaaaaaattattccttcattttatttgaaaaatatctTTCCAAAATTCATTAaggatatttttgtaatttcaaTTATAACGTGTAACTCAATGTGTAACTTTCCatgtacatgtagcatcaccCTTAATTAAAACCCACGCATGCACTTTGTCAACTTCCAGACGATATTTTATATAGGTGTTTTTTTGGGGAAGACACCATGCATGAAAATGATGTCGTTAATCAGCCAagccaattaattaaaatatcaattaataaaGATTTGGGAGCTTCTTTAAATTACTTGCCCTCTTCTTCGAATGTCTTCgtctatatatacatatatggtCACGTCGTCGTCCAAACAATagaaaaagtttaaaattttatctattattTTAACGAATACAAGCGTATTGATAGGGGCAAGTTTTTAATAGGTTATACTTTATGTGCGTGGACAAAAACTCTGATTAGAACATTTTTAAGTATATCTAATTGATAACCAAAACAGAGTTTCTAATTATACGTCATATTATAATGAAATAAGAAAAACACAACACAAATattataacatatataatactcttttaatttatttaatctgACTCATAAAAACGTACGtttcattataaatatggatCAGGTCAATCCATCTCACGAATATAATTAAACCAGTACTGAAAATGTTTCGCAATAGACCAACATGtgtatatgtatgtgtgtgtgtgtgtttaaaaaaaaaattaaaaacaaaaaacaaaaaatgatcTATTGACTATAATTCCCTGTTTCCTATCATGTAGATATGCATGCATGTTGAGAGGGGTAAATGAAGGAATTTGTCCCCCAACAATGAAGAGACGTTACACTGTATGAATATAAGGATAACGTTATACGTGATTGCATGAATGTTATCTTAGAAATTATAAAGTCATCCTGAATAAACACATGAAAAGATCTTTTCGTTGTAATGActaatttgtaattttaaaaacaaGATATAATCATGTATGTAACCACGTACTACATATAACATTTTTTccgaataaataatttaaaaacctCCGAGTCATCTCGTTAGTTCCGTGAATTATATATGTGCTTTGTGTGCACTGTGCAGATCTATGTACACATAATTCTCTCCaactctataaatatatgtatatgtgtgtatTTGTGATAGCTATATATATTTActcatttaaaaataaaagtttttGGTGCCTTGCACAAGTAGAACaaaacataataaatttaaataaagagACGTGTTTGTATCATGAATGGGGGCTAACTAATGCTCATGTGCTACATCCaactattgtttttttttttttatatttcagaTGTTCACATGAACATCtgaaaatgcaaaaaaaaaaaaaaaaaaaaaaaaaaaaaaggctgtTGTATCTCCAAATGCTCATGTGGTAGCATAGACTCTCCCATTAATAGATCTCGAGTGACGAAGTATAATGCAATCTCTAACcataattttcatattttcattCTCTATAACCTCTAAAATAGAGATCTATGttctttattttaaaaatcttcTCAACCTATGCTCTCTAAATTTTATCaaattctctatttttttttcaataccaaccataatatatatgtaataaataaataattatgtaacatattataaaatcaaactcaattaaatgtgtatatattatggctgtatgttttttatttaaataatgcatttattttttcacaaaatatttgcAAGCCGCACACAACATTAAGTCTACaaacattaaaattaaatcgAAACGATCATAAAATTTAACATTCCGAACTACTGTACTCTTCTCACAAATGATCAATTAaatcatcccgaagtgcatagtGATCCCACCTTTCTTTGATTTGCCGATGGCGTGCAAGAAACTCTTCAAATAATTGGACCAAATAGCCCACTAAAATATAATACAGGGGCTGaaaataacaaacaaaaatttgaaaaaggatcaaaatataatttttttaaagatccAAATACCAATTTTAGAGGATTACATTTCGTAATTAATGTCATCCTCCAAATTCAATCTCTATTGCCACCTTAGTTCTCTAAATATGGAGAACCATTTTAGCATCCTCCGAACCACTATAGCATCCTCCTAAATGAAGGATGATAATAGAGAATGGTTAGAGCTATTGTCATCTTCCATTTTGGAAGACGGTTGGAGTTGCTCTAACATCTAGAGTTATATAAATCCGGCCAGAAAATGCATCAACTGATCATTAACTAATTTAAAGATcgtataaattataattaatgaaatcatgatttctatatataattatatatcacATCAACAACCAAACAATAAACCCAAAGAATGAAGGAGACAAATTAATTTTCCCTGGAAATGACTTGAGACAAAAACCATCATTCGAAGCCATTTCAGAGTACTCGTAATAAGCTCGAAAACTGAAGTTAGGGTTGGAACCATACAAAGCCTGAACACCTTTGATATCATCAACCCTCAAATTCACCTTCTTCTCCCTTGGCTTCAAGCTTGGGTACATGACAGATTCTTTAACACCACTGTGCGCCAATCCCAGCAAATGCCCGATTTCATGCGTCACCACCGACTCCAAATCCACCGCCACCTCGGATTTCTCCGCTCCAAAGTCCACCGCCCATGTCTCAGCCGTGTCTAGGTGGAGCCGCCCGATTTCAGGCGAGAATGCATGGGCTAGAACTCCGAGGACGCCGTCGAATGCCTCCCCGTCCCCATGCTCGCCGCCGTAGAACCCTATCTTGATGTCGGCGAAGCCGTAATCCTCGGATTCCACGAACGTGACAGGGATCACAGAAGCCCAGTGGCTAAAGGCACGTTTTAACGTAGCCTTTATATCTTGCATGGATAAGTACGTGATCATATTTGTCGGCGAAACGGCGTACGTCAAAGTCATCGGAATACTCCGGTCCCATCTCGGCCGGCTGGTGAAGTACGCGTACTTTCCCGTCGTTCGCGGTGTTTTTTCGTCGGGTACTATGTCCGGAAAGCCGCATCTAGGAGAAATGAGATTGGAAAGTGTACGAGAATCTAGCTTCCCGTTAATGGAAAGGCCAAACTTTTGTTGATATCTTGTTATGGCGTTTTCGAGGTCGCCGTCGAATAAATCGGTCGAATTTGTGACATTTTTCGAGTACT
Proteins encoded:
- the LOC140885059 gene encoding uncharacterized protein gives rise to the protein MVDHQTVCCMCGDVGFPDKLFRCSNCRHRSQHSYCSNFYSEFSDPIQVCDWCQCEGKSSSSRHGNSSASRNNTKAASHASEVRSVYSGDKIKLQDREEGGSPPEKAAGKSPSPRPTTRRYKLLKDVMC
- the LOC140878407 gene encoding metalloendoproteinase 4-MMP, producing the protein MYSIYTCFFLLSLVFPCTCRARASPFSSINRKNSSMITWHGFKKFRDAHRDNVVEGISELKKYFNRFGYLEYSKNVTNSTDLFDGDLENAITRYQQKFGLSINGKLDSRTLSNLISPRCGFPDIVPDEKTPRTTGKYAYFTSRPRWDRSIPMTLTYAVSPTNMITYLSMQDIKATLKRAFSHWASVIPVTFVESEDYGFADIKIGFYGGEHGDGEAFDGVLGVLAHAFSPEIGRLHLDTAETWAVDFGAEKSEVAVDLESVVTHEIGHLLGLAHSGVKESVMYPSLKPREKKVNLRVDDIKGVQALYGSNPNFSFRAYYEYSEMASNDGFCLKSFPGKINLSPSFFGFIVWLLM